One genomic window of Thalassolituus hydrocarboniclasticus includes the following:
- a CDS encoding YqiA/YcfP family alpha/beta fold hydrolase, with product MYSSAIGCLYLHGFLSSPQSLKAQQLVRFYETHLTAQQLSVPDLPFAPADAIEVARAELKRLQQRFSQVYIIGSSLGGFYATHLAETEGVPAVLVNPAVRPFDLFEHYLGPNTHYYSGEVHELTHEHIGQLRALDCAQIQHPERLLLLLQTGDETLDYRLAAELYRNSPAWLEGGGNHSFEHFIERMPMLLAFAARFHC from the coding sequence TTGTATTCTTCCGCTATTGGCTGTCTGTATCTGCACGGCTTTCTCAGTTCCCCGCAATCCCTGAAAGCGCAGCAGTTAGTGCGCTTTTATGAGACCCACCTGACTGCGCAACAACTGTCTGTACCCGACCTGCCGTTTGCTCCGGCGGATGCCATTGAGGTTGCCCGCGCTGAGCTTAAGCGGCTGCAGCAGCGTTTTTCTCAGGTGTATATCATCGGCAGTTCACTGGGCGGGTTTTACGCTACCCATCTGGCCGAAACCGAAGGTGTACCGGCGGTGCTGGTGAATCCGGCAGTACGGCCGTTCGATCTGTTTGAACACTATCTGGGGCCAAACACCCATTACTACAGCGGCGAGGTGCATGAGCTGACCCATGAGCATATCGGGCAGTTGCGGGCGCTCGATTGTGCGCAGATTCAGCACCCTGAGCGACTGTTACTGCTGTTGCAGACCGGCGACGAAACCCTCGACTACCGTCTGGCGGCAGAGCTCTACCGCAACAGCCCGGCCTGGCTGGAAGGCGGTGGCAACCACAGTTTTGAGCACTTTATTGAACGCATGCCGATGCTGCTGGCTTTTGCCGCCCGTTTTCATTGCTGA
- the rfaD gene encoding ADP-glyceromanno-heptose 6-epimerase, translated as MIIVTGGAGFIGSNIVKTLNEQGRKDIIVVDDLSDGKKFYNISDCDIADYLDKDDFLQRVKNNDGILDNVEVIFHEGACSSTTEWDGKFMMENNYEYSKVLLHACQAKGIAFLYASSASVYGGSDVFKEERSHEKPLNVYGYSKWQFDQYVRSIQHTLTSQVVGFRYFNVYGPREQHKGSMSSVAFHFNNQLKDNGVCKLFGGSGGYGDGEQRRDFVFVGDVVKVNLWFWANPDKSGIFNLGTGQCQSFNDVADAVIKWHSERPAAEQINGRKEYVPFPDHLKGAYQSFTEADISALRAAGYSADFATVEQGVFSYMDWLNG; from the coding sequence ATGATTATCGTAACCGGCGGCGCCGGCTTTATTGGCAGCAACATCGTTAAAACCCTGAACGAACAGGGCCGTAAAGACATTATCGTGGTCGATGACCTGAGCGATGGTAAAAAGTTTTATAACATCAGCGACTGCGATATCGCCGACTATCTGGATAAAGACGATTTCCTGCAACGGGTAAAAAATAACGACGGCATCCTTGATAACGTCGAAGTGATTTTCCACGAAGGCGCCTGCTCCTCCACCACCGAGTGGGACGGCAAATTTATGATGGAAAATAACTACGAATATTCCAAAGTGCTGCTGCACGCCTGCCAGGCTAAAGGCATTGCCTTTTTGTACGCCTCCAGCGCTTCCGTTTACGGCGGCAGCGATGTGTTTAAAGAAGAACGCAGCCACGAAAAACCGCTGAATGTTTATGGCTACAGCAAATGGCAGTTCGACCAGTATGTGCGTTCCATTCAGCACACACTGACCAGCCAGGTCGTCGGTTTCCGTTATTTCAATGTCTACGGCCCGCGCGAACAGCACAAAGGCTCGATGTCATCGGTGGCCTTCCACTTTAATAACCAGCTGAAAGACAATGGCGTATGCAAACTGTTCGGCGGCAGTGGCGGTTATGGTGATGGTGAACAGCGCCGCGATTTTGTCTTTGTCGGCGATGTGGTGAAGGTGAACCTGTGGTTCTGGGCCAACCCGGACAAGAGTGGCATTTTCAACCTGGGTACCGGCCAGTGCCAGAGCTTTAACGACGTCGCCGATGCCGTTATTAAATGGCACAGCGAGCGCCCGGCGGCAGAACAAATCAACGGCAGAAAAGAATACGTTCCTTTCCCGGATCATTTAAAAGGCGCCTACCAGAGCTTTACCGAAGCCGATATCAGCGCCCTGCGCGCGGCTGGTTACAGCGCTGATTTCGCGACCGTAGAACAGGGTGTGTTCAGCTATATGGACTGGTTAAATGGCTGA
- the hldE gene encoding bifunctional D-glycero-beta-D-manno-heptose-7-phosphate kinase/D-glycero-beta-D-manno-heptose 1-phosphate adenylyltransferase HldE: protein MDVTVPDFHQARVLVFGDVMLDRYWQGPTSRISPEAPVPVVKIQDVENRAGGAGNVALNIATLGAGVDLLGITGNDENGKALAAMLELANVNCSFLEHPSHPTITKLRIMSRHQQLIRLDFEEAFDATDLSNLYADFNQRLAAANVVILSDYGKGALSNPQDLISAARKISVPVLVDPKGTDFERYRGATLITPNLSEFEAVVGPAADDDTLVTKARKLISDYDLQAILVTRSEKGMTLVQRGQEPFHLPARAREVYDVTGAGDTVISVLAAALAAGQPLEQATVLANTAAGIVVGKLGTATVTTEELRRDLRSENRLGAGIFDEDSLQLLVEEARSRGETLVMTNGCFDIIHPGHVQYLKEAKALGDRLLVAVNSDESVSRLKGPTRPINPLDHRMAVLAGLESVDWVVPFAEDTPERLICRILPDILVKGGDYTIEQIAGGQCVQNNGGDVIILSFKDNCSTSAIVKKIQETEA, encoded by the coding sequence ATGGATGTAACCGTTCCCGATTTTCACCAGGCCCGCGTACTGGTGTTTGGCGATGTAATGCTCGACCGCTACTGGCAGGGCCCGACATCACGTATCTCGCCGGAGGCACCGGTTCCCGTAGTAAAGATTCAGGACGTGGAAAACCGCGCCGGTGGTGCCGGTAACGTTGCCCTGAACATTGCCACCTTAGGCGCTGGCGTCGATCTGCTGGGCATTACCGGTAACGACGAAAACGGTAAAGCGCTGGCCGCCATGCTCGAACTGGCCAATGTGAACTGCAGCTTCCTTGAACACCCGAGTCACCCGACCATCACCAAATTACGGATTATGAGCCGCCACCAGCAGCTGATCCGCCTCGACTTTGAAGAAGCCTTCGACGCTACCGATCTCAGCAATCTGTACGCCGACTTCAATCAGCGTCTGGCCGCCGCCAACGTCGTGATTTTGTCCGACTACGGCAAAGGCGCGCTGAGCAATCCGCAGGATCTGATCAGTGCCGCGCGGAAAATTTCTGTACCGGTTCTGGTTGATCCAAAAGGCACCGATTTTGAGCGCTACCGCGGCGCTACCCTGATCACGCCGAATCTGAGCGAGTTTGAAGCCGTGGTTGGCCCTGCCGCAGACGATGACACCCTGGTTACCAAGGCCCGGAAACTGATCAGTGATTACGACCTGCAGGCCATTCTGGTGACCCGCAGCGAAAAAGGCATGACCCTGGTCCAGCGCGGGCAGGAACCTTTCCACCTGCCGGCGCGGGCACGTGAGGTTTACGATGTTACCGGTGCCGGCGATACCGTAATCTCCGTACTGGCCGCCGCACTGGCCGCCGGCCAGCCGCTGGAACAAGCCACCGTGCTGGCCAATACCGCCGCCGGTATCGTGGTCGGCAAACTGGGTACCGCCACGGTCACCACGGAAGAATTACGCCGCGACCTGCGCAGCGAAAACCGTCTTGGCGCCGGTATTTTCGACGAAGACAGCCTGCAATTACTGGTAGAGGAAGCCCGCAGCCGTGGCGAAACCCTGGTGATGACCAACGGCTGTTTTGACATTATTCACCCCGGCCATGTGCAGTATTTAAAAGAAGCCAAAGCGCTGGGCGACCGTTTACTGGTGGCGGTGAATTCCGATGAATCCGTCAGCCGTTTAAAAGGCCCGACCCGGCCGATTAATCCGCTTGACCACCGTATGGCCGTACTGGCCGGACTGGAAAGTGTCGACTGGGTTGTGCCCTTCGCCGAAGATACCCCGGAGCGTTTAATCTGCCGTATTCTGCCGGATATTCTGGTGAAAGGTGGCGACTACACCATTGAGCAGATTGCCGGTGGTCAGTGTGTACAGAACAACGGCGGCGACGTAATTATTCTGAGCTTTAAAGACAACTGCTCAACGTCCGCGATTGTGAAAAAAATTCAGGAGACCGAAGCATGA
- the waaA gene encoding lipid IV(A) 3-deoxy-D-manno-octulosonic acid transferase translates to MARFFYSLLYAFLLPVLVLRLWWRGRLNPGYRQRLRERFGILPHRPPANGLWIHAVSVGETLAAAPLVKSFQVRHPNVPVIVTTTTPTGSEQVQRLFGAGVYHMYLPYDLPWFWRNFLNALRPGLLVVMETELWPNLLACCEQRRIPVMLANARLSEKSARGYEKFAALTQPMLQRLTTVAVQNAADGRRFLDLGLPPERLEVTGSVKFDMDVPPMVQAQGVALREQWGAERPVLALASSHAGEDELLLDLYPRLLAACPQLLLLLIPRHPERFEVVTNAVRSRGLRVQRRSSGSASEQTQVYVADTMGEMLQLLAAADLVLVGGSLIAHGGHNPIEPAALGKATLIGPHHMNFAVIVDNLQNAGALALVSDQADELLEQLQNYLSDADLRSRMGAAGQAAVDANRGAVKRLTELCGAHLKL, encoded by the coding sequence GTGGCGCGTTTTTTTTATTCTCTGTTGTACGCTTTCTTACTGCCTGTACTGGTATTGCGTTTGTGGTGGCGTGGCCGGCTGAATCCGGGATATCGCCAGCGTCTGCGTGAGCGCTTCGGTATTCTGCCGCATCGTCCGCCGGCCAATGGGTTATGGATACATGCAGTATCGGTAGGCGAAACCCTGGCGGCGGCGCCTCTGGTTAAGTCCTTTCAGGTACGCCATCCGAATGTTCCGGTGATCGTCACCACCACAACCCCAACGGGGTCGGAGCAGGTGCAACGCCTGTTTGGTGCCGGTGTTTACCATATGTATCTGCCTTACGACCTGCCCTGGTTCTGGCGTAACTTTCTCAATGCCCTGCGTCCCGGTTTGCTGGTGGTGATGGAAACTGAACTCTGGCCTAACCTGCTGGCCTGCTGTGAGCAGCGGCGCATTCCGGTGATGCTGGCCAATGCCCGGCTGTCAGAAAAATCAGCCCGTGGTTATGAAAAATTTGCCGCACTGACCCAACCGATGCTGCAACGCCTGACTACAGTAGCGGTGCAGAATGCTGCCGATGGCCGGCGCTTTCTCGACCTCGGCCTGCCGCCAGAGCGGCTTGAGGTGACCGGCAGTGTGAAATTCGATATGGATGTGCCGCCAATGGTACAGGCACAGGGAGTGGCGTTGCGTGAGCAGTGGGGGGCTGAGCGTCCGGTGCTGGCGCTGGCTTCCAGCCATGCCGGTGAAGATGAGTTGCTGCTCGATCTGTATCCGCGACTGCTGGCGGCTTGTCCGCAGTTGTTGCTGTTGCTGATTCCGCGTCATCCGGAGCGCTTTGAAGTCGTAACCAATGCAGTACGCAGCCGTGGCTTGCGGGTGCAGCGCCGCAGCAGCGGCAGTGCCTCTGAGCAAACGCAGGTTTACGTGGCCGACACCATGGGCGAGATGCTGCAGTTGTTGGCCGCCGCCGATCTGGTGCTGGTTGGTGGCAGCCTGATTGCCCACGGCGGACACAATCCGATTGAACCGGCAGCGCTGGGTAAAGCCACCCTGATTGGCCCGCACCATATGAACTTCGCGGTGATCGTCGATAATCTGCAGAATGCCGGCGCGCTGGCACTGGTCAGCGATCAGGCGGATGAGTTGCTGGAGCAACTACAGAATTATCTGAGCGATGCCGACCTGCGCAGCCGTATGGGCGCTGCCGGACAGGCGGCAGTCGATGCCAACCGTGGTGCGGTGAAGCGCCTGACCGAACTCTGTGGGGCGCATCTGAAGCTGTAA
- the parE gene encoding DNA topoisomerase IV subunit B, protein MSKQYTASSIEVLSGLDPVRKRPGMYTDTTRPNHLAQEVIDNSVDEALAGHASMIEVTLHGDGSMTVLDDGRGMPTDIHPEHGVSGVELILSQLHAGGKFSNDNYQFSGGLHGVGVSVVNALSQVLEVTIWRDGQVHRIGFKDGYKALDLQVVETCAKKKTGTSVRFLPDPKYFDSPRFSVPRLKHVLRAKAVLCPGLRIKFNAPNAEDSAEWYYEDGLKDYLKVHSTGYEVLPAEPFVGSMTGTTEGVDWAVHWQPEGGELLQESYVNLIPTAQGGTHVNGFRSGLLDALREFCEFRNLLPRGIKLTPDDLWERCSYVLSAKLADPQFAGQTKERLSSREASAFISGVVKDAFALWLNEHTGEAEQLAEMAIYSAQTRLRKSKTVARKKITQGPALPGKLADCTGQDGERTELFLVEGDSAGGSAKQARDREFQAIMPLRGKILNTWEVDSNEILASQEVHDIAVALGIDPGSDDLSGLRYGKICILADADSDGLHIATLLCALFVRHFRKLVAEGHVYVAMPPLYRIDIGKDVYYALDEGEKQGVLERIKAENKRGKVNVQRFKGLGEMNPLQLRETTMDPNTRRLVQLGLEPGDGTNEMMDMLLAKKRAGDRKSWLEQRGNEAEIA, encoded by the coding sequence ATGTCTAAGCAATATACAGCGTCGTCGATTGAGGTTTTAAGCGGCCTGGACCCGGTACGCAAACGTCCGGGCATGTACACCGATACCACCCGTCCTAACCACCTGGCACAGGAAGTGATTGATAACTCGGTGGATGAGGCGCTGGCCGGCCATGCATCGATGATTGAAGTCACGCTGCACGGCGACGGTTCAATGACCGTTCTCGATGACGGCCGTGGTATGCCAACCGATATTCACCCTGAGCATGGCGTCTCCGGGGTTGAGCTGATTCTCAGCCAGCTGCATGCCGGTGGTAAGTTCTCCAATGACAACTATCAGTTCTCCGGCGGTCTGCACGGTGTGGGTGTGTCGGTGGTTAATGCCTTGTCGCAGGTGCTGGAAGTTACTATCTGGCGCGATGGCCAGGTACACCGCATCGGCTTCAAAGATGGCTACAAAGCCCTCGACCTGCAGGTGGTGGAAACCTGTGCGAAGAAAAAGACCGGCACCAGCGTCCGTTTCCTGCCTGACCCTAAGTATTTCGATTCCCCGCGTTTTTCGGTGCCACGGTTAAAACACGTGCTGCGCGCCAAAGCGGTTTTGTGTCCGGGCCTGCGTATTAAATTCAACGCGCCAAATGCCGAAGACAGTGCCGAGTGGTATTACGAAGACGGCCTGAAAGATTATCTGAAAGTTCACAGCACCGGTTATGAAGTGCTGCCGGCCGAGCCTTTTGTCGGCTCTATGACCGGCACCACCGAAGGCGTTGACTGGGCGGTGCACTGGCAGCCGGAAGGCGGCGAGCTGCTGCAGGAAAGTTACGTCAACCTGATTCCCACCGCTCAGGGCGGCACCCACGTGAATGGTTTCCGTTCCGGTCTGCTGGATGCGCTGCGTGAGTTCTGTGAATTCCGTAACTTGCTGCCACGCGGTATCAAACTGACTCCGGACGATCTGTGGGAACGCTGCTCTTATGTGCTGTCAGCCAAACTGGCAGATCCGCAGTTTGCCGGCCAGACCAAAGAGCGTCTGTCGTCGCGTGAGGCATCGGCCTTTATCTCCGGCGTGGTGAAAGACGCTTTCGCGCTGTGGCTGAACGAGCATACCGGCGAAGCGGAACAGCTGGCGGAAATGGCAATTTACAGCGCTCAGACCCGTCTGCGTAAATCCAAGACCGTCGCCCGTAAGAAGATCACCCAGGGCCCGGCGCTGCCCGGCAAACTGGCCGACTGTACCGGTCAGGACGGCGAGCGTACCGAACTCTTTCTGGTGGAAGGGGACTCGGCCGGCGGTTCGGCCAAACAGGCCCGCGACCGTGAGTTTCAGGCCATCATGCCGCTGCGCGGTAAAATCCTGAACACCTGGGAAGTAGACTCCAACGAGATTCTGGCGTCGCAGGAGGTGCACGATATTGCCGTCGCACTGGGCATTGATCCGGGCTCGGATGATTTATCCGGCCTGCGTTATGGCAAGATCTGTATTCTCGCCGATGCCGACTCCGACGGCCTGCATATTGCTACTCTGTTGTGTGCGCTGTTTGTCCGCCACTTCCGCAAACTGGTGGCGGAAGGGCATGTGTATGTCGCTATGCCGCCGTTGTATCGTATCGATATTGGTAAAGACGTTTACTACGCCCTTGATGAAGGAGAGAAACAGGGCGTACTGGAACGTATCAAAGCGGAAAACAAACGCGGTAAAGTGAACGTACAGCGCTTTAAAGGTCTGGGTGAAATGAACCCGCTGCAGCTGCGCGAAACCACGATGGACCCGAACACCCGTCGACTGGTGCAACTGGGTCTGGAGCCGGGTGATGGCACCAACGAAATGATGGATATGTTACTGGCCAAAAAGCGTGCGGGTGACCGTAAGAGCTGGCTGGAACAGCGCGGCAACGAAGCCGAAATCGCCTGA
- the cpdA gene encoding 3',5'-cyclic-AMP phosphodiesterase translates to MYSLDTEDTLRLVQITDTHLNGPEEGHLLGMKTLHSMHCVLDIVRQERPDIDTIIVTGDLAQDGSVRAYQHLHNALQPFGCPVFWFEGNHDVPASMQEVAEDTEHLQRIVRNKHWQLILLNSQVEGSVHGRLAPDQLELLERALSERPDLHSLVSFHHHPLPMGSRWIDRIGVKNADEVLAVIRRHSNVRCVLWGHVHQESDQMIDGVRYMSTPSTCVQFTPQSEEFSVDTLAPGYRWLDLHADGSIDTGVSRVEGIEFEIDYSVKGY, encoded by the coding sequence TTGTATTCACTGGATACGGAAGATACGCTGCGGCTGGTACAGATTACCGATACCCATCTGAATGGCCCCGAAGAGGGTCATCTGCTCGGTATGAAAACCCTGCACAGCATGCACTGTGTGCTTGATATCGTGCGTCAGGAACGTCCCGATATCGATACCATCATCGTCACCGGCGATCTGGCGCAGGACGGCAGTGTGCGTGCTTATCAGCATCTGCATAATGCCCTGCAACCCTTCGGCTGCCCGGTCTTCTGGTTTGAAGGCAACCATGATGTGCCGGCCAGCATGCAGGAAGTCGCCGAAGACACAGAACACCTGCAGCGCATCGTGCGCAACAAGCACTGGCAGCTGATTCTGCTGAACTCACAGGTTGAAGGGTCGGTGCATGGCCGTCTCGCGCCAGATCAGCTCGAACTGCTTGAGCGCGCCCTGAGCGAACGTCCCGATCTGCATTCTCTGGTCAGCTTTCATCATCACCCGTTGCCGATGGGCAGCCGCTGGATTGACCGCATCGGTGTAAAAAATGCCGATGAGGTGCTGGCCGTTATCCGCCGTCACAGCAATGTGCGCTGTGTGCTCTGGGGGCATGTGCATCAGGAAAGCGACCAGATGATTGATGGCGTGCGTTATATGTCGACGCCTTCAACCTGCGTACAGTTTACGCCGCAGTCCGAAGAGTTCTCGGTGGATACTCTGGCGCCCGGTTACCGCTGGCTGGATCTGCATGCCGATGGCTCAATCGATACCGGCGTCAGCCGTGTTGAGGGCATTGAATTTGAAATCGATTACTCGGTAAAAGGCTACTGA
- a CDS encoding TolC family outer membrane protein has protein sequence MKKLLSLTIALLASGAANAADLSTIYQQAASNDAEIAAARAIREANSYNVTIARGALLPQAQVSYSQTSISSEADSIDLVNGGYVKTDKDYDLSSLEVSASQTLFNLNSWYTYQAAVSGDDAAGLQLQLAEQQLLLRTAQAYFNVLRAQDNLSTAQAEEKAVKRSLEQTKQRFEVGLIAITDVHEAQAGYDLSYVNLLGQEAALDISYEALEQLTGQRFEDVSPLKADVAMEMPQPANAADWVQSGLDKYAGVLIAEASKDGVRLQRNAARSNHLPSVSLFGSYTDADQAPFVGDDPTDSTVTAIGVKISMPLLAGGSLYGQSKQSALNYAAADYQLEKQRRDVKQNIRSLFRQVQTDTLNIKARKQAITSAQSALEATQTGYKVGTRNIVEVLNAQKNLFSAQRDYANARYDYIINLLSLKFYAGTLNEGDIQTLNSWLASA, from the coding sequence ATGAAAAAACTGCTCTCTCTGACGATTGCACTGTTAGCATCCGGCGCTGCAAATGCGGCGGACCTTAGCACCATCTACCAGCAGGCGGCCAGCAACGACGCGGAAATCGCCGCTGCCCGTGCGATCCGTGAAGCCAACAGCTACAACGTTACTATTGCCCGCGGTGCCCTGCTGCCTCAGGCTCAGGTTTCTTACAGCCAGACCAGCATCAGCTCAGAAGCCGATTCCATCGATCTGGTGAACGGTGGCTATGTCAAAACCGATAAAGATTATGACCTCAGCAGCCTGGAAGTCAGCGCTTCCCAGACCCTGTTTAATCTGAACAGCTGGTACACCTATCAGGCCGCTGTCAGTGGCGATGATGCGGCCGGTCTGCAGCTGCAACTGGCGGAACAGCAACTGCTGTTACGCACCGCTCAGGCGTATTTCAACGTTCTGCGTGCCCAGGACAACCTGTCCACCGCTCAGGCAGAAGAGAAAGCCGTAAAACGCTCTCTGGAACAAACCAAGCAACGCTTTGAAGTGGGCCTGATTGCCATCACTGACGTTCACGAAGCTCAGGCCGGTTACGATCTGTCTTACGTAAACCTGCTGGGTCAGGAAGCGGCGCTGGATATCAGCTACGAAGCTCTGGAGCAGCTTACCGGCCAGCGCTTTGAAGATGTATCGCCGCTGAAAGCCGATGTTGCGATGGAAATGCCACAGCCAGCGAACGCCGCTGACTGGGTACAGTCTGGCCTGGATAAGTACGCCGGTGTCCTGATCGCCGAAGCGAGCAAAGACGGTGTTCGTCTGCAGCGTAATGCCGCGCGCTCTAACCACCTGCCAAGCGTCAGTCTGTTCGGTAGCTACACCGACGCCGATCAGGCGCCTTTTGTTGGTGATGATCCGACCGACAGTACTGTTACTGCCATCGGCGTGAAGATCTCCATGCCGCTGCTGGCCGGTGGTTCGCTCTACGGTCAGAGCAAGCAATCTGCCCTGAACTACGCCGCCGCCGATTATCAGCTGGAAAAGCAACGCCGCGATGTTAAACAGAATATCCGCAGCCTGTTCCGTCAGGTGCAGACCGATACGCTGAATATCAAGGCCCGTAAGCAGGCGATTACCTCCGCCCAGAGTGCTCTGGAAGCCACTCAGACCGGCTACAAGGTAGGTACCCGTAACATCGTTGAAGTACTGAACGCGCAGAAAAACCTGTTCAGCGCCCAGCGTGACTACGCCAACGCCCGTTACGATTACATCATCAATCTGCTGAGCCTGAAGTTCTACGCCGGCACCCTGAACGAAGGCGATATCCAGACGCTGAACAGCTGGCTGGCCAGCGCTTAA
- the nudF gene encoding ADP-ribose diphosphatase has product MAQKPLQYGRDDVEIAARDVAFKGFFRIEKIRLRHRMFAGGWSGYFERELFERGEAVCVLLFDPQRDCVVLTEQFRIGALADEHSPWLLELVAGMVEPGESYAEVAQRETEEEAGCSFNELLPICNYWVSPGGTSERVQLYCALIDSEGVGGVHGLADENEDIRLAEMSTAEAYAAVESGRINNAATIIALQWLHIHHQQLLQKK; this is encoded by the coding sequence ATGGCGCAAAAGCCATTGCAGTATGGCCGCGACGACGTTGAGATTGCAGCGCGTGACGTGGCCTTCAAAGGATTTTTCCGCATTGAGAAAATCCGCCTGCGTCACCGCATGTTTGCCGGCGGCTGGAGCGGTTATTTTGAGCGTGAACTGTTCGAGCGTGGCGAAGCTGTCTGTGTGCTGCTGTTTGATCCACAACGTGATTGTGTGGTGCTGACGGAACAGTTCCGTATTGGTGCGCTGGCCGATGAGCACTCGCCGTGGCTGCTGGAACTGGTCGCCGGTATGGTCGAGCCGGGTGAGAGCTATGCTGAGGTGGCGCAGCGTGAAACAGAAGAAGAGGCCGGCTGCAGCTTTAACGAGCTGTTACCCATCTGTAATTACTGGGTTTCGCCGGGTGGCACCAGTGAGCGGGTGCAGCTGTATTGCGCGCTGATCGACAGTGAAGGCGTCGGTGGTGTGCATGGTCTGGCGGATGAAAATGAAGATATCCGTCTGGCTGAAATGAGCACTGCTGAAGCTTATGCGGCGGTGGAAAGCGGCCGTATTAATAACGCTGCGACCATCATTGCCCTGCAGTGGCTGCATATACATCATCAGCAGCTGTTGCAGAAAAAGTAA
- a CDS encoding DUF1249 domain-containing protein — protein sequence MLKKRQRYVPDLQEMAALCEANYLRLLKLLTGAEVGEERVFQLSNDRHSARVRLCVDEDHRYTTMVSVMQEGISPEWLQPLSMQVRLYHDASMAEVLSYQNQQRFDGRYTYPNPAMRMPDEKVQLNRFLAEWLDHCLKYGQTIQPVVLPDRVFPVR from the coding sequence TTGCTTAAAAAACGCCAGCGTTATGTTCCCGATCTGCAGGAAATGGCGGCACTGTGTGAAGCCAACTACCTGCGCTTGCTCAAGCTTCTGACAGGTGCAGAAGTCGGGGAAGAACGCGTTTTCCAGCTCAGTAATGACCGCCACAGTGCGCGGGTTCGGCTGTGTGTGGATGAAGATCACCGTTACACCACCATGGTGTCGGTAATGCAGGAAGGCATCAGCCCTGAATGGTTACAGCCACTGTCGATGCAGGTGCGGCTGTATCACGATGCCAGTATGGCTGAGGTGCTCAGTTATCAGAATCAGCAGCGCTTCGATGGCCGCTATACTTACCCTAACCCGGCAATGCGTATGCCGGACGAAAAAGTACAATTGAATCGTTTTCTGGCGGAATGGCTTGATCACTGCTTAAAATACGGTCAGACCATTCAACCTGTCGTGCTTCCTGACCGTGTATTTCCTGTCAGGTGA
- the lpxL gene encoding LpxL/LpxP family Kdo(2)-lipid IV(A) lauroyl/palmitoleoyl acyltransferase produces MAEQHFPKALLKPQHWPVWLLVGLMVCITRLPFAVQLRIGKGLGLLLHKAARSRRNIVEVNIRLCFPEKSAQEQRALVRQVFIDNGIGIMETMIAWFRKPDYLVNRTTFVGLEKVAAAQAEGRGIMLLGAHYSMLDLAGTLLSNKLTFNVSYRPQNNLVMNYLMEQNRGRLYKHCFTRKDIRGFIRTLKQGDILWYAQDQDFGRKNSVFVDFFGVPAATITATSRIAKAGNALVMPITYFRNDDNRGYTMTIHDPLPIPGEDDSTDARVANAFLEEQLRQHPSQYLWLHQRFKTRPDAKEKKGMLYRRA; encoded by the coding sequence ATGGCTGAGCAGCATTTCCCTAAAGCCCTGTTAAAACCGCAACACTGGCCGGTCTGGCTGCTGGTCGGACTGATGGTATGCATTACCCGCCTGCCGTTTGCCGTGCAGCTGCGTATCGGCAAAGGCCTCGGACTGCTGCTGCATAAAGCCGCCAGAAGCCGGCGTAATATTGTTGAGGTCAATATCCGTCTGTGTTTCCCGGAGAAATCTGCGCAGGAACAGCGTGCTCTGGTACGTCAGGTGTTTATCGACAACGGTATCGGCATCATGGAAACCATGATTGCCTGGTTCCGCAAACCGGATTATCTGGTCAACAGAACCACCTTTGTGGGCCTGGAAAAAGTGGCGGCGGCTCAGGCCGAAGGACGCGGCATTATGCTGCTCGGCGCGCACTACTCCATGCTTGATCTGGCGGGTACGCTGCTCAGTAATAAACTGACCTTTAACGTCAGTTACCGGCCGCAGAATAATCTGGTGATGAATTATCTGATGGAGCAGAACCGTGGCCGTCTGTATAAGCATTGCTTTACCCGTAAAGATATCCGCGGTTTTATCCGCACCCTGAAACAGGGCGATATTCTCTGGTACGCGCAGGATCAGGATTTTGGCCGTAAAAACAGTGTCTTTGTCGATTTCTTCGGCGTACCTGCAGCAACCATTACGGCAACTTCACGTATCGCCAAAGCCGGTAACGCACTGGTGATGCCGATCACCTATTTCCGCAACGACGATAACCGTGGTTACACCATGACCATTCATGATCCGTTGCCGATTCCCGGTGAAGACGACAGCACCGACGCCCGTGTGGCCAATGCTTTCCTTGAAGAGCAACTGCGCCAGCATCCAAGCCAGTATTTATGGCTGCACCAGCGCTTTAAAACGCGCCCGGACGCGAAAGAGAAAAAAGGGATGCTGTATCGTCGTGCATGA